The segment CAAGCATCTGCATTGCCAATATTGCCGAATTCTTAGCTCCTGCTTTTCCTGTTGCGACTGTAGCTACAGGAACGCCTGATGGCATTTGAACTATAGAAAGCAAAGAATCTAATCCTCCTGATATTTGCGTTTGTATGGGTACTCCTATTATAGGAAGAACTGTCCATGCTGCCATAGTTCCTGCAAGATGTGCGGCGCCTCCTGCTGCTGCAATTATCACTTCTAACCCTCTTTTTTCAGCGTTTAAGGCGTATTCGTGAGCTTTTCCGGGCGTGCGGTGCGCGGATATAATATTTATTTCATATCCTATGCCGAAGGCTTCCAGCGTTTTTGTTGTTTCATTCATTATTTCTAAATCCGAATCGCTTCCTATAACGATTCCCACAAGAACTTTATTATCCATTTTTGCCGACCTCCTTTTTCAGAGTCTGATATCCGTAATGTGCTATTAGATTATCAAGTAATACCATAGCGGTATAATTTTCTACCACGGGCCATACTCGAGCAACAATAGTTGCATCTCGTCTGGTGATAGCCGCAAGTTCTTTATTTTCAAGAGTATATTTATCAATTGTATGTTGTTTCTTATCAATTGTAGGTGTCGGCTTTACAGCTACTCTTGCAACAATTGGCTGACTTGTGCTAAGTCCGCCTGTGATGCCGCCTGCGTTGTTTGAGTCAAAAACGACTTTTCCTTTTTCAGCATGCATCTGGTCATTTGATTCATATCCTGTCATGTTTTTAACTCCAAACCCAGCGCCGACTTCAACTCCTTTAACAGCGCCTATACCAAGCATTTTGCCTAATTCAGCATCAAGTTTATTAAATATCGGTTCGCCAAGACCGGCTGGTGCACCTAAAACGACTATCTCAACAATACCTCCGGCTGAGTCTCCTGTGTCTGAAATTTTATTGCAGGCATCGGTCATTGCTTGTGCGGCTTTAATGTCGGGACAATTTACTATGTGGTGTACACCGTATTTATCTTTAATTGCTTCTGGATTTGATTTTGGTGTTTTGTCGCGTATAGCGTCTATTTCTTTTTCTATCTCTGCAAGAATACTAATTTTTTCAAGAAATCGCATATTCATATTTATACGTTCTTTGACATAAATCTCCTGATAGAATGGGTCAAAATCTTGACGCATTTTTTTATAGGAATCTGTATATTTTAAAGCTTCTTTATGATTGATATCCGGACATCGTACTGAAGCAAGCTCTTTGACATAGGAAAACACATCAATTCCGCATTTTTTTAGAATTTTCTTGGCTATATATCCGGCTGCAACAATAGTGGATGTATATCTGCCGCTGAAAATACCGGCGCCAATGGCATCATCATCAGGTCCATATTTTATAAAAGAAGCATAGGATGCGTGTCCCGGTCGTGGTGTGCGGTTGGTATCCTGATATTGTTTTATATGAACAAAGTGTCTGTCAAGGTTGGGTATAAGAATGGAAAGGGGAGTTCCATTCGTGTGATTCTTGTTTCCTGCATTCTCAATAGTATCAGCAGCGTTAATCCCCGTATATATTATAGGAAGGTCCGGTTCTTTTCTCGGAGATGAGAGTTCATCTGAACCAGGTTTTCGAAGAAGTAAGTCGCCGTATATTTCCTTCTCATTTAAACTCATTCCCGGTGGTATTCCTTGGATGATTGTATTTAATCCATCCTGATAAGAACCGCCTCCCACAGTTACCTGAAAGAATTTACCAAAATGACATCCAATCATAGTTCCCCCTTTTTAATATTCTTTATCACCTAATATAATTAAAAATGATGCGCACTTGAATCAATATTTGAACATATTGTAGCAAGATATCTTGATTTGTAAAATGTTATTATAATATTTCTTGAGTTATTGATTTTGCAACTACCTTGATATCTCAAGTATTTTATATCTTAAAATACCTGCAGGAATGTTAATTTCAATTATTTCGTTTTTTTTAGAACCCAATAATCCTTTGCCTACAGGCGAGGCGGTAGAAATTTTCCCTTGGTCGTAATCCGATTCTATCTCTGCTACAAGGGTATATTGAAGTTCTTTGCCGGAATTTAAATCTTTGAGTTTTACCGTTGAACCGATAGAAACCTTATCTTTAGGAATATTTGTTTCCTCTTCAAGAATCTTTACCCTAATCAGTTTTTCTTCCAACTCAGCAATTTTTATTTCACTTAATGCTTGAGCATGTTTAGCTGCATCATATTCCGAATTTTCCCTTAAATCTCCCAAAGAACGGGCGAAATGTAATGCATTAGCGATTTCTTTTCGCTTGACGGTTTTTAGATATTTTAATTCTTCCGTCAATTTCTCGCATCCTTTTCGTGTTAAATATATATATTCCATATTTCCTCTTTTTGCATCAAACTTTTTTGATTTTTCCGACTAAAGCTCTTCTTCTGTAATTGTCTTAAGAGCTTGCAGGTATTTTTGGGTTGTTTTATTAATTATATTGTCGGGCAATTGGGGCGCAGGATGAGTTTTGTCCCAGGTGAGTGTTTCCAGATAGTCTCGGACAAATTGTTTATCAAAACTAGGTTGAGGTTTACCCGGCTCATATTGGTCCTTTGGCCAGAATCTGGAAGAATCGGGGGTAAGCACTTCGTCTATAAGAATAATTTCATCCCGCCCTTGCGCGCAGGAGCTGGATTCATTTCCTATTTTCCCAAATTCGAATTTTGTGTCGGCTATAATTATTCCCTTGCTTTCTGCGTATTGCGCGGCTTTTTTATAAAGAGAAATACTTATATCTTTTAATTTTTGGGCTATATCTTTCCCTATTGTCTGCTCTATATGTTCTTGAGTTACATTTATATCGTGACCTATATCTTCTTTTGTTGAGGGAGTGAAGATAACTTGAGGTAGCTTGTCGGATTCTTTTAAACCCTCAGGCAGATTGATTCCACAGATGGATTGCGTTTTTTGATACTCTTCCCAGCCGGAACCGGACAAATAACCACGCACCACACACTCAACCGGTATAGGAACAACTTTTTTTACCAGCATTGAACGATGTTTTAAAATTTCTTCATATTTTTGTAATTCTTCCGGGAATGTTCGGATATCGTCGGTAATAAAATGATTAGGAACTATATCTTTGGTAAAGCCGAACCAGAAGACTGAAAGTTTTGTTAGAATCTCTCCTTTATGAGGAATTTCGGTAGGTAATATTACATCAAAACAGGAAATCCTATCCGTTGCAACCATTAAAAATTTGTCATCCAGATCGTATATTTCCCGGACTTTCCCTCTTTTAAAAAATTTAACTCCCTGAAGGTTTGTAAATCCTATAGGTTGATTTAGCATAATAATCCCTTGCTTTTATTTTATTTCTCTTCTACAAAAAGTTCTGGAGATATGTAATTACCAAAACGCTTTTTTGCGTTGATTAGACGTTCTTTTTGTTGGTCAAGAATCTCAAAGAGTATTGGTGGTGTATCAGATACCTTTTCATGATAGAATTTTTCCACTCTATCTATTTTTGCCAAATTCTCATCAACACGAATAGTGAATTGTTCTAAATAATCTTCTTTTGAGTAATTTTTGTCTAAAACCTGTTTGAAAAGTATATGAAGGTCATTGTATTTCGGAATCCAACCGGTAGGACATTTTATTGCATCCACATCGTTATGTGCGCGTAATTCCATCCATTTTACCCATACATGTTTGTCACGCACACCATTTAAAAATTTACCTTCTTTATTTCTAAGAAAGTAATTAACACCGAAAATAATAGGAGGATTTTTAAGTTTTTTGCCAAACTCTAAATTATTGTGGATATATTTACCCAAAGTAATAGCGACAAAATCCTGGATGCTCATTACGTTTATCTCAGATACTCCTTCTTTACCGATTGTGGCAAATGTTGTTTCAGATTCTAATGATGCGCCGTAAGCTATAATGCTATGTTGCCAATCAAAACCTTGTTGTACGGGAACATAACCTTTTGGGTCTCTTCCGCCATACATTATGCCTCTTAGCTCTACTCCAAGAGGATTATCTGATTCCGAGTCAACATTATCCAGTGCCTTTATTGCCACGGCATATCGCGCATTTTTGTGAGCCGGGGGAATTTTATTTCCCTTATTATCTGTTTTGTTTTCATTCCATATCCCTGAGAAATTTATTCCCTCTTTAGGCATTTCATCCTTTGTACCCAACCAATAAGGTTTATTTTCTTTAACCAATATGTTAGAGAAAATGACTTCACCTGGCGTGGTAAGAACCTTGTGTATAATAGGGTCATCAATAGCGTTTACATTCTGGATAATGCCAAAAACACCTGCTTCAGCATTTACTGCCCGTGCTTCCCCGTCAATATTGCGGAAATATGCTATATCATCTCCTACAATAGTTTCTCCCGGAAGCATGGCGGTAGATGTTTTACCGCAGGCGCTGGGAAAAGCTCCTGCAAAATAGGTTTTACGACCATTGGGCCCCTTTACCCCCATCAATAACATATGTTCGGCCAACCATTCCTCTTTATCTGCTTTTCGTATAGTAAGGCGAAGAGCAAGTTTTTTTAAGCCGACAGTATTACCTGCATATTGGGTATTTACGCTATATACAGTATTATAATTATAATCAATATAGATGCGTCTCTTATCAGTTTCTATACTTACCATTTCCTCATTTATCTTTCCTGCCGAATGTAAAAAACAGAAGATTTCAGATTGTGTTTTATCCTGTTCGAACATCTTATAAGCCGAGCGGTAGAGTAGGTCTTCACTATGAGCAACATACCAAGAATCCGTACATTGCAGGCAAGGAATACTGAATATGGAATTAGTTGGGCCTAACGAGAGGAAACGGACAATCATAGTGTGGTTTTCCATACTATTAAGTAGTAACCTATTAATTTCCGTTAATCCTTCCTCACGCTTGATTTGGTTTAAGTTTTTACTTAGAGTTTCATGTTGAGGTACGAGATATTTGGTAACTTCTCTGTCACGGCCTTGGTCTTTTATTCCATCAAAATGGTAAGTGTGACCTGGGATTGCAAGTGGTTTTTCCTCTCCTGTTTGAATTGCCTGCTTGCGTATATGGTCAATGTCTTCGAAAGAATCACTGCAAATGAATATCTGTTTAGGGTTGCATAACTCTGCAGCATTAGCTATAAACTCGTGGACTTTGGAATTGCCTATTGCAGATAGCTTTTGATAATTAATCTCGTCCAGTTTAGCTTTTAAAATTTTTAAGTAATTTTCTGCTTCCATATTTGATTTCCTTCTTTTAAGAGTTATATTAAACAAAAAAAGCCAATATCATCTTTCACGCTTTTTCCTATCTGACGATAGCAAACAAAAGGGCTAAAAGATTTAGAT is part of the bacterium genome and harbors:
- a CDS encoding phosphoenolpyruvate carboxykinase (GTP), whose amino-acid sequence is MEAENYLKILKAKLDEINYQKLSAIGNSKVHEFIANAAELCNPKQIFICSDSFEDIDHIRKQAIQTGEEKPLAIPGHTYHFDGIKDQGRDREVTKYLVPQHETLSKNLNQIKREEGLTEINRLLLNSMENHTMIVRFLSLGPTNSIFSIPCLQCTDSWYVAHSEDLLYRSAYKMFEQDKTQSEIFCFLHSAGKINEEMVSIETDKRRIYIDYNYNTVYSVNTQYAGNTVGLKKLALRLTIRKADKEEWLAEHMLLMGVKGPNGRKTYFAGAFPSACGKTSTAMLPGETIVGDDIAYFRNIDGEARAVNAEAGVFGIIQNVNAIDDPIIHKVLTTPGEVIFSNILVKENKPYWLGTKDEMPKEGINFSGIWNENKTDNKGNKIPPAHKNARYAVAIKALDNVDSESDNPLGVELRGIMYGGRDPKGYVPVQQGFDWQHSIIAYGASLESETTFATIGKEGVSEINVMSIQDFVAITLGKYIHNNLEFGKKLKNPPIIFGVNYFLRNKEGKFLNGVRDKHVWVKWMELRAHNDVDAIKCPTGWIPKYNDLHILFKQVLDKNYSKEDYLEQFTIRVDENLAKIDRVEKFYHEKVSDTPPILFEILDQQKERLINAKKRFGNYISPELFVEEK
- the purE gene encoding 5-(carboxyamino)imidazole ribonucleotide mutase; its protein translation is MDNKVLVGIVIGSDSDLEIMNETTKTLEAFGIGYEINIISAHRTPGKAHEYALNAEKRGLEVIIAAAGGAAHLAGTMAAWTVLPIIGVPIQTQISGGLDSLLSIVQMPSGVPVATVATGKAGAKNSAILAMQMLGIKYPAIREKVKEHKENIAKQVEEKNKKLNLK
- a CDS encoding chorismate synthase, producing the protein MIGCHFGKFFQVTVGGGSYQDGLNTIIQGIPPGMSLNEKEIYGDLLLRKPGSDELSSPRKEPDLPIIYTGINAADTIENAGNKNHTNGTPLSILIPNLDRHFVHIKQYQDTNRTPRPGHASYASFIKYGPDDDAIGAGIFSGRYTSTIVAAGYIAKKILKKCGIDVFSYVKELASVRCPDINHKEALKYTDSYKKMRQDFDPFYQEIYVKERINMNMRFLEKISILAEIEKEIDAIRDKTPKSNPEAIKDKYGVHHIVNCPDIKAAQAMTDACNKISDTGDSAGGIVEIVVLGAPAGLGEPIFNKLDAELGKMLGIGAVKGVEVGAGFGVKNMTGYESNDQMHAEKGKVVFDSNNAGGITGGLSTSQPIVARVAVKPTPTIDKKQHTIDKYTLENKELAAITRRDATIVARVWPVVENYTAMVLLDNLIAHYGYQTLKKEVGKNG
- a CDS encoding phosphoribosylaminoimidazolesuccinocarboxamide synthase; the encoded protein is MLNQPIGFTNLQGVKFFKRGKVREIYDLDDKFLMVATDRISCFDVILPTEIPHKGEILTKLSVFWFGFTKDIVPNHFITDDIRTFPEELQKYEEILKHRSMLVKKVVPIPVECVVRGYLSGSGWEEYQKTQSICGINLPEGLKESDKLPQVIFTPSTKEDIGHDINVTQEHIEQTIGKDIAQKLKDISISLYKKAAQYAESKGIIIADTKFEFGKIGNESSSCAQGRDEIILIDEVLTPDSSRFWPKDQYEPGKPQPSFDKQFVRDYLETLTWDKTHPAPQLPDNIINKTTQKYLQALKTITEEEL
- the greA gene encoding transcription elongation factor GreA, which codes for MEYIYLTRKGCEKLTEELKYLKTVKRKEIANALHFARSLGDLRENSEYDAAKHAQALSEIKIAELEEKLIRVKILEEETNIPKDKVSIGSTVKLKDLNSGKELQYTLVAEIESDYDQGKISTASPVGKGLLGSKKNEIIEINIPAGILRYKILEISR